One window of Gemmatimonas aurantiaca genomic DNA carries:
- a CDS encoding AI-2E family transporter has product MTTIDETLLPESLPPERRGWRSADIARAAAVVLAVWFGFRLFWSVSSLVFLVFLATLFGLAVGRGVDYLERYRIRRGIGAALIVLGALGAIGGTLAWTAPTLIEQSKELQREFPQAVHKLQTWIDSKRGGLLGSIIASATNTSNTPSTAQPAGATTDVPGVQGTGTRPVNATPTVTGSTQGITAPGAAGPTRTDSASMSPTDAIKQRLTEGMAGAAKYLFSFVSSTLAVITAFVLMIFLAMYIGAEPHVYRGWILSAVPATSRAHVRVVLAEMATVLRKWLVTQLIAMVVIGMVSMIVLLILGVKAAFALAFIAGLMEFIPTVGPILSAVPAVLMGFVDSPEKALVVAIAYWGIQFLENNLLIPYLMRGEMDLPPAITLVAQTLMTLLFGFVGLMVAVPLTAAVLVPLRMVAERENARERAMVQAAKLAADAAEDTTDHPTGTTAGNTAGAS; this is encoded by the coding sequence ATGACCACCATAGACGAGACTCTGCTCCCCGAGTCATTGCCCCCCGAGCGCCGCGGCTGGCGTTCGGCCGATATTGCCCGCGCGGCAGCCGTGGTGCTGGCCGTGTGGTTCGGCTTCCGGCTCTTCTGGTCGGTGAGCTCCCTTGTTTTTCTGGTCTTCCTGGCGACGCTGTTCGGCCTCGCCGTCGGCCGAGGGGTGGATTACCTCGAGCGATACCGCATCCGACGGGGCATAGGCGCGGCGCTCATCGTACTCGGTGCGCTGGGTGCCATCGGCGGCACACTCGCCTGGACCGCGCCGACGCTGATCGAGCAGAGCAAGGAACTGCAGCGGGAATTCCCCCAGGCCGTCCACAAGCTGCAGACGTGGATCGACAGCAAGCGTGGCGGTCTGCTGGGTTCGATCATCGCCTCCGCCACCAATACGAGCAACACGCCCAGCACCGCGCAGCCGGCTGGCGCAACGACCGATGTTCCGGGCGTTCAGGGCACCGGAACACGCCCGGTGAATGCGACGCCGACGGTGACCGGCTCCACCCAGGGCATCACCGCGCCGGGAGCTGCCGGCCCGACGCGCACCGACTCCGCGTCGATGTCGCCCACCGATGCCATCAAGCAGCGTCTCACCGAAGGCATGGCCGGCGCGGCCAAGTATCTGTTCTCGTTCGTGTCGAGCACCCTGGCGGTGATCACGGCCTTCGTGCTGATGATCTTTCTGGCCATGTACATCGGCGCCGAACCCCACGTGTATCGCGGGTGGATTCTGTCGGCGGTGCCGGCCACGTCCCGCGCGCATGTCCGCGTGGTGCTGGCGGAAATGGCGACGGTGCTGCGCAAGTGGCTCGTGACGCAGCTCATTGCCATGGTGGTGATCGGCATGGTAAGCATGATCGTGCTCCTCATTCTGGGAGTGAAGGCGGCATTTGCCCTGGCCTTCATCGCCGGTCTGATGGAGTTCATCCCGACCGTCGGTCCGATCCTGAGCGCGGTCCCCGCCGTGCTGATGGGCTTCGTGGACTCTCCGGAAAAAGCGCTCGTGGTGGCGATCGCCTACTGGGGCATTCAGTTCCTCGAGAACAACCTGCTGATCCCGTACCTCATGCGCGGTGAGATGGATCTGCCTCCTGCGATCACCCTCGTGGCCCAGACGCTGATGACCCTGCTCTTCGGCTTCGTGGGACTCATGGTGGCGGTGCCGCTCACGGCCGCGGTGCTGGTGCCGTTGCGCATGGTCGCCGAACGGGAAAACGCACGCGAACGCGCGATGGTGCAGGCGGCGAAGCTGGCCGCGGATGCCGCGGAAGACACGACGGACCATCCGACAGGCACCACCGCGGGCAACACCGCAGGCGCCTCGTGA
- a CDS encoding alpha/beta fold hydrolase — protein MIAQLSGFRLGYDDSGDGLPVVFLHGFPHDRTLWSAQRTSLASRVRCIVPDLRGFGHSSTHGPFSMDQYADDVVELLNLLSIDRAAICGLSMGGYVATAMWRRHPDRIGAMVFCDTKAGADSEEARGRRDELIALVKRDGARAIAEAQLTGMVGSTTRARRIDVVNGLRAMMGRQPAAGIIGALQALRDRPDSRETLRTITVPSLVVVGEEDALTPIKEARAIAEALPPAARVRLEIIAGAGHVPCLERPAATTHALSDFFDTLST, from the coding sequence GTGATCGCGCAGCTGTCGGGATTCCGTCTCGGATACGACGACAGCGGCGATGGGTTGCCGGTGGTCTTCCTGCATGGATTTCCGCACGACCGCACCCTCTGGAGTGCCCAGCGTACCTCGCTGGCCTCGCGGGTGCGGTGCATCGTTCCCGATCTGCGGGGCTTCGGTCATTCGTCGACCCACGGTCCCTTCTCGATGGACCAGTACGCGGACGACGTGGTGGAGTTGCTGAATCTGTTGTCCATCGACCGGGCCGCGATCTGCGGCCTCTCGATGGGTGGGTATGTCGCCACGGCCATGTGGCGTCGTCATCCCGACCGGATCGGCGCCATGGTGTTCTGCGATACGAAGGCCGGCGCCGACAGCGAGGAAGCCAGGGGACGCCGCGATGAACTCATCGCGCTGGTGAAGCGCGACGGCGCCCGGGCCATTGCCGAGGCGCAGTTGACGGGGATGGTGGGCTCCACCACCCGGGCCCGGCGGATCGATGTCGTCAATGGATTGCGGGCCATGATGGGGCGTCAGCCGGCCGCGGGCATCATCGGGGCGCTGCAGGCGCTGCGCGACCGGCCGGACTCACGGGAAACCCTCAGGACGATTACTGTTCCGTCGCTGGTGGTCGTGGGGGAAGAAGATGCCCTCACGCCGATCAAGGAGGCCCGCGCGATCGCCGAGGCATTGCCGCCGGCAGCGCGCGTGCGTCTCGAGATCATCGCGGGCGCGGGGCACGTGCCCTGCCTCGAGCGACCGGCTGCCACGACGCACGCGCTGTCCGACTTCTTCGATACGCTGAGCACGTAA
- a CDS encoding isoprenylcysteine carboxylmethyltransferase family protein, protein MTAPSAAPISDAERSTAARIGQVLFKNRGWLPVPFLAVPLLVPGIQSRNTWIAGLLLVLIGELVRTAGVAAAGTVTRRRSRDVQRLVTYGAFAWCRNPLYVGNFLAWIGFTVVSGVFWFIPVAIVIFAIEYTLIVRYEEGVLESIFGQEYLDYKARTPRWFGRPPAGSTEGPHDWKEAIWSERSTVLQYVVLIGLFWFKGNGWSF, encoded by the coding sequence ATGACCGCACCGTCCGCCGCTCCGATCAGCGACGCCGAACGTTCCACCGCCGCCCGCATCGGGCAGGTGCTGTTCAAGAACCGCGGCTGGTTGCCGGTTCCCTTCCTCGCCGTGCCGCTGCTGGTGCCGGGCATTCAGTCCCGCAACACCTGGATCGCGGGACTGCTGCTGGTCCTGATCGGAGAGCTGGTACGCACCGCGGGCGTGGCAGCCGCCGGTACCGTCACACGACGGCGGTCGCGCGACGTGCAGCGGCTCGTGACCTACGGAGCCTTCGCGTGGTGCCGCAACCCGCTCTATGTCGGCAACTTCCTCGCCTGGATCGGCTTCACGGTGGTCTCCGGTGTGTTCTGGTTCATTCCGGTGGCCATCGTCATCTTCGCCATCGAGTACACACTCATCGTGCGCTACGAGGAAGGGGTGCTGGAGTCGATCTTCGGACAGGAGTATCTCGACTACAAAGCGCGCACCCCGCGCTGGTTCGGCCGGCCACCGGCCGGCAGCACCGAAGGGCCGCACGACTGGAAGGAAGCCATCTGGAGCGAGCGATCGACGGTGCTGCAGTACGTCGTGCTCATCGGCCTCTTCTGGTTCAAGGGGAACGGCTGGTCGTTCTGA
- a CDS encoding ferredoxin family protein yields the protein MPYVITEACISVKDKSCVDVCPVDCIYEGEEQLYINPDECIDCGACEPECPVTAIFPEEDVPTQLRSFIAKNKDVFNGPNPPGRPTR from the coding sequence ATGCCTTACGTCATCACTGAAGCCTGCATCTCCGTCAAGGACAAGTCCTGCGTGGATGTCTGTCCGGTCGACTGCATCTACGAAGGCGAGGAGCAGCTCTACATCAATCCGGACGAGTGCATCGATTGTGGTGCCTGTGAACCGGAGTGTCCGGTGACCGCCATCTTCCCCGAAGAAGACGTCCCGACGCAGCTGCGCAGCTTCATCGCGAAGAACAAAGACGTCTTCAACGGACCCAATCCGCCGGGACGCCCGACGCGTTGA
- a CDS encoding YhbY family RNA-binding protein: MAVVPAITCNEDVMSMTGKARATLRAEAHHLDVQVHIGHAGLTPSLLRSFDDVLRTHELVKVQVAKGGELSAKEAANQAAGELGAEVIQVIGRTFTVYRENPELPRGELPPWRR; the protein is encoded by the coding sequence ATGGCGGTCGTTCCCGCCATCACGTGCAACGAGGATGTCATGAGCATGACGGGCAAGGCGCGCGCGACACTGCGCGCCGAAGCACACCATCTGGACGTGCAGGTGCACATTGGCCATGCCGGCCTCACTCCGTCGCTGCTGCGCAGCTTCGACGATGTGCTCCGGACTCACGAACTGGTGAAGGTGCAGGTGGCCAAGGGTGGAGAACTCTCGGCGAAGGAAGCCGCCAATCAGGCGGCGGGTGAACTCGGGGCTGAAGTCATTCAGGTCATCGGCCGAACCTTCACGGTATACCGCGAGAACCCCGAGCTGCCGCGCGGCGAACTTCCGCCGTGGCGCCGCTGA
- a CDS encoding M23 family metallopeptidase, which yields MWPTTLLMAGVLTACGGGPVPTPAPVPVPGGAGESREAGRPRPVLAPTPAHAGPRNGAVTDADLDALWERQLMLPVEGITRQVLRDNYTAGRANGRIHAALDIAAPRSTPVLAAADCIIGRLFSGPVGGIVIYAYDPEEQFVYYYAHLERYRRGLAVGDRVAKGSVIGYVGTTGNAPKNAPHLHFQVMKRGTGRAWWDGPPINPFSFFASDGLRP from the coding sequence ATGTGGCCGACGACACTGCTGATGGCGGGCGTGCTGACGGCCTGCGGTGGAGGACCGGTGCCCACGCCGGCGCCGGTGCCGGTTCCCGGCGGGGCTGGAGAGTCCAGGGAAGCTGGCCGGCCCCGGCCCGTGCTGGCTCCCACCCCCGCGCATGCAGGTCCCCGCAATGGCGCCGTCACCGACGCCGATCTGGATGCCCTCTGGGAGCGCCAGCTCATGCTGCCCGTGGAAGGCATCACCCGCCAGGTGCTGCGCGACAACTACACCGCCGGCCGGGCCAATGGACGCATCCATGCGGCGCTGGACATCGCCGCGCCCAGGTCCACACCGGTGCTGGCCGCGGCCGACTGCATCATCGGCCGGCTGTTCAGTGGACCGGTGGGAGGGATCGTGATCTATGCCTACGACCCCGAGGAGCAGTTCGTCTACTACTACGCGCACCTCGAGCGCTATCGACGCGGTCTGGCGGTGGGCGACCGAGTCGCCAAGGGTTCGGTGATCGGCTACGTTGGAACCACGGGGAATGCCCCGAAGAACGCGCCGCATCTCCACTTCCAGGTGATGAAGCGGGGCACGGGGCGGGCATGGTGGGATGGTCCACCGATCAACCCCTTCTCGTTCTTCGCGAGCGACGGCCTCCGCCCCTGA